A genomic region of uncultured Roseibium sp. contains the following coding sequences:
- the miaA gene encoding tRNA (adenosine(37)-N6)-dimethylallyltransferase MiaA, translating to MATKDMNASLERKSKQPGNDRAILIAGPTASGKSAFALKVASECDGVIVNADSMQLYEDLRLVSARPSAEEEDLVPHRLYGILPASTAFSTGAWLRLAADEIAGLRAEGKVPVVVGGTGLYFKGLTEGFADMPEIPEDVRQDARALGDSEGVEGLRDALIRAGDKVAASVLNDPQRLSRALEVIVATGKPLSAWQATAQTAPFLFRDDCIRIVLAPPRPWLHERIEQRARLMLSDEGIGEVRTLLAKGLSPELPAMRAIGVGEIRDFLSGEADYEETVHRLTVATRQYAKRQETWFRNQMPDWQRVDPSQGIGADEIVAQR from the coding sequence GTGGCAACAAAAGACATGAACGCATCCCTGGAACGCAAAAGCAAACAGCCTGGCAATGACCGCGCCATCCTGATAGCCGGACCGACCGCAAGCGGCAAGTCCGCTTTCGCGCTCAAAGTGGCGTCGGAATGCGATGGTGTGATTGTCAATGCGGATTCCATGCAGCTTTATGAGGACCTGCGCCTTGTGAGTGCCCGGCCGAGCGCGGAAGAAGAGGACCTGGTGCCGCATCGGCTCTATGGCATCCTGCCGGCGTCGACGGCTTTCTCGACCGGAGCCTGGCTGCGTCTCGCTGCCGACGAGATCGCCGGTCTGAGGGCTGAAGGCAAGGTGCCTGTTGTCGTCGGCGGAACCGGGCTTTACTTCAAGGGACTGACCGAAGGCTTCGCCGATATGCCCGAAATACCCGAGGACGTTCGTCAGGACGCCCGTGCGCTTGGAGACAGCGAAGGCGTGGAAGGGTTGCGCGATGCCCTGATCCGGGCAGGGGACAAAGTGGCTGCTTCGGTCCTCAACGACCCGCAGCGTCTTTCCAGGGCGCTGGAGGTGATTGTCGCGACCGGGAAACCGCTGAGCGCATGGCAGGCAACGGCGCAGACAGCGCCGTTTCTTTTCCGCGACGACTGCATCAGGATCGTTCTGGCACCGCCGCGTCCCTGGCTGCATGAACGGATCGAGCAGCGAGCCCGTCTCATGTTGAGCGATGAGGGAATCGGTGAAGTCAGAACGCTTTTGGCGAAGGGATTGTCACCGGAGTTGCCCGCCATGCGGGCAATTGGCGTGGGCGAGATTCGAGACTTTCTGTCTGGAGAGGCGGATTATGAAGAAACCGTCCACAGGCTCACTGTTGCGACGCGGCAATACGCCAAGCGTCAGGAAACCTGGTTCCGCAACCAGATGCCGGACTGGCAACGAGTTGATCCATCGCAGGGAATCGGAGCAGATGAGATCGTTGCGCAGCGATAA
- the serB gene encoding phosphoserine phosphatase SerB has protein sequence MSFVATLVSTPTAPAVDQDLVRRASEALGQTTSETVLSPGVAADIRFEASDETSVTAAASKIRTAIGAVPVDVFVQPDKARRKRLLIADMDSTMIRQECIDELAAELGLKDKISGITERAMRGEIDFEPALRERVGLLAGLSVSAIDTVLSNRIVLMPGGRTLVQTMKANGAYCALVSGGFTHFTKSVSAMIGFDENQANTLLEEGGKLTGKVAEPILGRDAKRERLEELVAEQAIEFSETLAVGDGANDLAMIERAGAGIAYRAKPAVAKAADFRVDHGDLTALLYLQGYAEKDFVLS, from the coding sequence ATGTCTTTTGTTGCCACTTTGGTGTCCACCCCGACGGCCCCGGCTGTCGATCAGGATCTTGTCCGCCGGGCCTCTGAAGCCCTGGGACAAACGACCTCTGAGACGGTTCTGAGCCCTGGTGTCGCAGCCGACATCCGCTTTGAAGCGTCCGACGAAACCTCGGTTACCGCTGCCGCTTCGAAAATACGGACTGCCATCGGTGCGGTGCCGGTCGACGTCTTTGTGCAGCCTGACAAGGCTCGCCGCAAGCGCCTTTTGATCGCCGACATGGATTCCACCATGATCCGTCAGGAATGCATCGACGAACTGGCGGCCGAACTCGGGCTGAAGGACAAGATTTCCGGGATCACCGAGCGCGCCATGCGGGGCGAGATCGATTTCGAACCTGCCCTGCGGGAAAGGGTTGGCCTGCTCGCAGGTCTCTCCGTTTCAGCGATCGATACCGTGCTCAGCAACAGGATCGTGCTGATGCCCGGCGGCCGGACGCTTGTTCAGACCATGAAGGCGAACGGCGCCTATTGCGCACTTGTTTCGGGCGGCTTCACGCACTTCACGAAATCGGTGTCCGCCATGATCGGTTTCGACGAGAACCAGGCAAACACGCTTTTGGAGGAAGGCGGCAAACTGACCGGAAAAGTCGCTGAACCCATTCTCGGACGCGATGCCAAACGCGAACGCCTGGAAGAACTGGTCGCAGAACAGGCGATCGAATTCAGCGAGACACTTGCCGTCGGCGATGGGGCGAATGATCTCGCCATGATCGAACGCGCCGGTGCCGGCATCGCCTACCGCGCCAAACCCGCCGTCGCCAAAGCTGCCGATTTCCGGGTTGACCACGGTGACCTGACCGCGCTCCTGTACCTGCAAGGCTATGCGGAAAAGGACTTCGTTCTCAGCTGA
- a CDS encoding DegQ family serine endoprotease, translated as MVAFQPVQTAQAQGPVSVADLAENLADAVVNISTAQTVQGRRSVPMPQVPDGSPFQEFFEEFFNRQNRDNEQAPRRVQSLGSGFVIDGTEGIIITNNHVIEGADEITANFNDGTKLRAQIIGTDEKTDLAVLKVEPETPLKAVDFGNSDTIRVGDWVMAIGNPFGLGGTVTVGIVSARNRDINSGPYDNFIQTDASINRGNSGGPLFDMQGNVIGINTAIISPSGGSIGIGFAIPAKTAMRVIDQLREFGETRRGWLGVRIQEVTDEIAESLAMNEAMGALVAGVTEDGPAAKAKIEAGDVIIKFDGNDVEEMRELPRMVAETAIGKEVEVVVLRKGEEVTINVILERLEESTPTEASVTEDEEPVEEPAAKSEVLGMMLAELDDALREQFSIDADVNGVVVTEVLPDTSAAEKRITAGDVIKEVAQEPVETPADVASEIGKLKDDGRRSALLLLSNPTGDVRFVPVRIEDE; from the coding sequence ATGGTTGCGTTCCAGCCTGTGCAGACCGCGCAGGCGCAGGGACCGGTGTCCGTCGCTGATCTGGCGGAAAACCTGGCGGACGCGGTCGTCAACATCTCCACCGCCCAGACCGTTCAGGGTCGCAGGTCGGTACCAATGCCGCAGGTGCCGGACGGATCTCCGTTCCAGGAGTTCTTCGAGGAATTCTTCAATCGCCAGAACCGGGACAACGAACAGGCGCCGCGCCGGGTCCAGTCGCTCGGCTCCGGGTTCGTGATCGACGGGACCGAAGGCATCATCATCACCAACAATCACGTGATTGAAGGTGCCGACGAGATCACCGCCAACTTCAATGACGGCACCAAGCTCCGGGCCCAGATCATCGGCACGGACGAGAAAACCGACCTTGCCGTTCTCAAGGTTGAACCGGAAACCCCTCTGAAGGCCGTCGATTTCGGCAATTCCGACACGATCCGCGTCGGCGACTGGGTGATGGCGATCGGTAACCCGTTCGGCCTTGGCGGCACGGTCACGGTCGGCATCGTTTCCGCCCGGAACCGGGACATCAATTCCGGACCTTACGACAACTTCATCCAGACCGATGCCTCCATCAACAGGGGCAACTCGGGCGGCCCGCTGTTCGACATGCAGGGCAACGTGATCGGCATCAACACCGCGATCATTTCGCCGTCGGGCGGCTCCATCGGGATCGGCTTCGCCATCCCGGCAAAGACCGCCATGCGCGTCATCGACCAGTTGCGCGAGTTCGGTGAAACCCGGCGCGGCTGGCTGGGTGTTCGCATTCAGGAAGTCACCGACGAGATTGCCGAAAGCCTCGCCATGAACGAGGCAATGGGTGCACTGGTCGCCGGTGTCACCGAAGACGGTCCCGCCGCGAAAGCGAAGATCGAGGCCGGGGACGTCATCATCAAGTTTGACGGCAATGACGTTGAGGAAATGCGCGAACTGCCGCGCATGGTGGCTGAAACCGCGATCGGCAAGGAAGTCGAGGTTGTCGTTCTGCGCAAGGGCGAGGAAGTCACGATCAACGTGATCCTCGAGCGCCTGGAAGAAAGCACGCCGACGGAGGCGAGCGTCACGGAAGACGAAGAACCGGTCGAGGAACCTGCTGCAAAAAGCGAGGTTCTGGGAATGATGCTGGCCGAACTCGACGACGCGTTGCGCGAGCAGTTTTCCATTGATGCCGATGTGAACGGTGTTGTCGTGACGGAGGTCCTGCCGGACACGTCTGCCGCCGAAAAACGGATCACCGCAGGCGACGTGATCAAGGAAGTTGCGCAGGAACCGGTGGAAACCCCGGCTGACGTCGCGTCGGAGATCGGCAAGCTGAAGGATGACGGACGGCGTTCCGCTCTGCTGCTTCTGTCAAATCCGACGGGTGACGTTCGTTTCGTGCCGGTCCGGATCGAAGACGAATAG
- a CDS encoding DUF2065 domain-containing protein has protein sequence MNDFVTALGLVLVIEGVLYALMPGGMKGMMRSALETSDQTLRVAGIVVAVVGLIFVWIIRG, from the coding sequence ATGAATGACTTTGTAACCGCGCTTGGTCTGGTTCTGGTCATCGAAGGCGTTCTTTATGCACTCATGCCCGGCGGCATGAAGGGCATGATGCGGAGCGCTCTCGAAACATCGGATCAGACCCTGCGCGTTGCAGGCATTGTCGTGGCGGTCGTGGGCCTGATATTTGTGTGGATCATACGCGGATAA
- a CDS encoding protease modulator HflC — MRSGILVIVLAVVAVVGYLSVYVVNPTQQALVLRFGQITEAPKTEPGLYFKIPFVQNVVFLDKRILNLNMPPLEPISSDKKRLIVDAFARYRISDPVLFYQRVQNVLTANRRLSTLLQSTLRSEVGRTSFVALVRDDRSGVMENIRRDVSANAEELGIEVIDVKIRRADLPDANSQAIYARMQTERQREATEIRAQGEEQSRRIRSRADRDATVIEAEANRDAEIIRGDGDAERNRIFAEAFGADPEFFAFYRSMQAYEAGLQSGDTSLVLSPDSSFFRFFKDPTGVNAPAGGADDGGTGISTRSPSLAAQ; from the coding sequence ATGCGTAGCGGTATTCTCGTAATTGTTCTCGCCGTCGTTGCCGTTGTCGGTTACCTGTCGGTTTATGTGGTCAATCCGACCCAGCAGGCGCTTGTCCTGCGCTTCGGTCAGATCACCGAAGCTCCGAAGACCGAGCCTGGTCTCTATTTCAAGATCCCGTTCGTTCAGAACGTTGTCTTTCTGGACAAGCGTATCCTGAACCTGAACATGCCGCCGCTTGAGCCGATTTCCTCGGACAAGAAGCGGCTGATCGTGGATGCGTTCGCGCGCTACCGGATCTCCGACCCGGTCCTGTTCTACCAGCGTGTGCAGAACGTTTTGACGGCCAACCGGCGTCTGTCGACACTGCTGCAGTCCACGCTGCGTTCGGAAGTTGGCCGGACCAGCTTCGTGGCTCTTGTGCGCGACGACCGTTCGGGCGTGATGGAGAACATTCGCCGTGATGTCAGCGCCAACGCGGAAGAGCTTGGGATCGAGGTGATCGACGTGAAGATCCGCCGCGCGGATCTTCCCGATGCCAACTCCCAGGCGATTTACGCGCGCATGCAGACGGAACGTCAGCGTGAGGCGACCGAAATCCGCGCACAGGGTGAAGAGCAATCCCGCCGGATCCGGTCCCGTGCTGACCGTGATGCGACGGTCATTGAAGCTGAAGCGAACCGGGACGCGGAAATCATTCGCGGTGACGGTGATGCGGAACGGAACCGGATCTTCGCGGAAGCCTTTGGTGCCGATCCGGAGTTCTTTGCCTTCTACCGGTCCATGCAGGCTTATGAAGCCGGACTGCAATCAGGTGACACGAGCCTCGTGCTGTCGCCCGATTCCAGCTTCTTCCGGTTCTTCAAGGACCCGACGGGCGTGAACGCACCGGCAGGCGGCGCTGACGACGGCGGAACAGGGATCTCGACCCGGTCGCCCTCTCTCGCCGCGCAATGA
- the hflK gene encoding FtsH protease activity modulator HflK: MPWSNQSGGGGPWKGGGNNGGPWGGGGGGGNNNGPWGGGPNRGGGGGGNPPDLEELLKKTQDRMKTVLPGGGGGGIGFAGVLIVIGIGIVGWLLTGIYTVDEGERGVELVLGDVVGLTSPGLNYNLPYPIGEVYKPAVELQRETTVGVDETFSTSGAVRARDIPEESLMLTGDENIVDVGFKVLWRIKNTTDGVTDYLFNIQEPAATVKAVAESAMREVVGGSNIDSILTENRVSIQNDVATLMQSTLDSYRAGVEIAEVQMQRVDPPAQVIESFRDVQAARADQERIRNEAEAYANRIVPEARGQAARVLEQANGYKDQTIAEATGQSQRFSKIYEQYEKAPDVTRERLYLETLEKVLGSNNKIIIDSDTSGSGVLPFLPLNELNRGGSAPATRTGGN; this comes from the coding sequence ATGCCTTGGAGCAATCAGTCAGGTGGCGGCGGTCCCTGGAAGGGTGGCGGAAACAATGGCGGCCCATGGGGCGGCGGCGGCGGCGGCGGTAACAACAACGGACCCTGGGGCGGTGGCCCGAACCGGGGCGGGGGCGGCGGTGGCAACCCGCCGGATCTCGAAGAGCTGCTGAAAAAGACCCAGGACCGCATGAAAACCGTGCTCCCGGGCGGCGGCGGTGGCGGCATCGGTTTCGCAGGGGTCCTGATCGTCATCGGCATCGGCATTGTCGGCTGGCTGCTCACGGGCATCTACACGGTTGATGAAGGCGAGCGCGGCGTTGAGCTGGTTCTCGGCGACGTTGTCGGACTGACATCCCCGGGCCTGAACTACAATTTACCGTACCCGATCGGTGAGGTTTACAAGCCCGCGGTCGAACTTCAGCGTGAAACGACTGTCGGTGTGGACGAGACATTCTCCACTTCAGGGGCAGTGCGTGCACGCGACATTCCCGAGGAAAGCCTGATGCTGACGGGCGATGAAAACATCGTCGACGTTGGCTTCAAGGTGCTGTGGCGTATCAAGAACACGACTGACGGGGTCACCGACTACCTGTTCAACATCCAGGAACCGGCAGCAACGGTGAAAGCGGTCGCGGAAAGCGCGATGCGTGAAGTCGTTGGCGGTTCGAACATCGACTCCATCCTGACCGAGAACCGTGTTTCCATTCAGAATGACGTTGCCACGCTGATGCAGTCGACGCTCGATTCCTATCGGGCCGGTGTCGAGATTGCCGAAGTGCAGATGCAGCGGGTCGACCCGCCGGCACAGGTTATCGAATCATTCCGTGACGTTCAGGCGGCCCGAGCCGACCAGGAGCGTATCCGCAACGAGGCGGAAGCTTACGCAAACAGGATCGTTCCCGAAGCCCGCGGTCAGGCTGCGCGCGTTCTGGAACAGGCAAACGGTTACAAGGACCAGACGATTGCGGAAGCGACCGGTCAGTCGCAGCGTTTCAGCAAGATCTACGAACAGTACGAAAAAGCGCCCGACGTGACCCGGGAACGTCTCTATCTTGAGACGCTGGAAAAAGTTCTCGGATCCAACAACAAGATCATCATCGACAGCGACACTTCAGGTTCCGGCGTTCTGCCGTTCCTGCCGCTGAACGAGTTGAACAGAGGCGGCAGCGCGCCCGCCACGCGGACAGGAGGTAACTGA
- a CDS encoding GNAT family N-acetyltransferase, which produces MEFEASQTARWCRLQQMSPLDVHDLLKLRQDVFVIEQASLYQDIDGKDPEALHLLVRDAVSGSLVGTVRVTEDAKAGKARIGRVVIAPSARGTGLGRKLMRAGIEKVEEILPEGMIDLSAQAHLESFYRSLGFETVSEEYLEDGIPHVDMTRGCGAGN; this is translated from the coding sequence ATGGAATTCGAAGCCTCCCAGACCGCAAGATGGTGCCGCCTGCAGCAGATGTCGCCGCTCGATGTGCATGATCTTCTCAAACTCCGGCAGGATGTCTTTGTCATCGAACAGGCCTCGCTTTATCAGGACATTGACGGCAAGGATCCGGAGGCGTTGCACCTGCTTGTGCGCGATGCGGTGTCCGGATCGCTGGTCGGAACCGTGCGCGTGACCGAAGACGCAAAAGCGGGGAAGGCCCGCATCGGGCGCGTGGTCATCGCGCCGTCGGCGCGGGGGACGGGACTTGGCCGGAAACTGATGCGTGCGGGGATCGAAAAGGTGGAGGAAATCCTGCCTGAAGGCATGATCGATCTGTCGGCGCAGGCGCATCTGGAGAGTTTCTACCGGTCGCTGGGCTTTGAGACCGTCTCGGAAGAATACCTCGAAGACGGCATTCCGCATGTCGACATGACCCGCGGCTGCGGGGCGGGCAATTAA
- a CDS encoding dihydrofolate reductase: protein MPDLVLIAAVARNGVIGADNDMPWQLSSDLKQFKRLTLGKPVIMGRKTFLSFGGRPLPGRPHVVISRDPDYAPEGVDTATSWPMALEKAERLAGDLQVGEIFCIGGGQIYGQAIGGASRLEITEVDAAPDGDTLFPSIDAEAWEEVNRVPGERTDKDSADFTFVTYRRKSGAN from the coding sequence TTGCCTGACCTGGTCCTCATCGCCGCCGTTGCCCGCAATGGTGTCATCGGCGCCGACAACGACATGCCCTGGCAGCTGTCGTCCGACCTGAAGCAATTCAAGCGCCTAACGCTTGGAAAACCGGTGATCATGGGGCGCAAGACATTTCTGTCCTTCGGTGGGCGTCCTTTGCCGGGGCGTCCCCACGTGGTGATATCGCGCGATCCCGACTATGCACCTGAGGGTGTCGACACGGCGACATCCTGGCCGATGGCGCTCGAAAAGGCCGAACGGCTTGCCGGTGATCTCCAGGTCGGCGAAATCTTCTGTATTGGTGGCGGCCAGATCTACGGGCAGGCGATCGGCGGGGCTTCCCGTCTGGAGATAACCGAAGTCGACGCCGCACCGGACGGCGACACGCTTTTCCCGTCAATAGACGCCGAGGCCTGGGAGGAGGTGAACCGGGTCCCGGGAGAGCGCACGGACAAAGACAGTGCCGACTTCACCTTCGTGACCTATCGCCGCAAATCCGGTGCGAATTGA
- a CDS encoding TfoX/Sxy family protein: protein MSELMETVLIERTRALIPERDVEQKRMFGSTCFMVNGNMLVCVSRRGLMARVGKEQEAEALASPHASPCRPAGRPMPGFIKVEPDGIESDRDLKIWVDMARAYVCALPAKAPKPKKKPAGRTA, encoded by the coding sequence ATGTCAGAACTGATGGAAACCGTATTGATCGAGCGCACCCGGGCCCTGATCCCGGAACGCGATGTCGAACAAAAAAGGATGTTCGGCTCGACCTGCTTCATGGTCAACGGCAACATGCTTGTATGCGTTTCCAGACGCGGATTGATGGCGCGCGTCGGCAAGGAGCAGGAAGCCGAAGCCCTGGCCAGTCCGCATGCCTCGCCCTGCAGACCGGCCGGACGGCCGATGCCCGGCTTCATCAAGGTCGAACCGGATGGCATTGAAAGCGACAGGGATCTGAAGATCTGGGTCGACATGGCACGCGCCTATGTCTGCGCCTTGCCCGCCAAGGCACCAAAACCGAAAAAGAAACCCGCCGGGAGGACCGCCTGA
- a CDS encoding DUF2461 domain-containing protein, which produces MPSQGFSPETFAFLANLKANNSREWFDAHKPDYQRLIKKPADALRADLTEKLSVLTGLEITSKQFRINRDLRFSKDKTPYNAHIRMAFWPKEKAFEGRDAQPPSFFISFEPGHIRLGTGCMAFSKAALGSYLRALESGSGGEIASLLSALEANGFERSAPDLAKAPRGFPKDHEHADLARHKGLAAWTTIADTDQATGDTAAAFLADTWKPTLAFWTWLLDLSRTA; this is translated from the coding sequence ATGCCGTCGCAAGGTTTTTCGCCCGAAACATTCGCGTTTCTTGCAAATCTGAAGGCCAACAACTCCAGGGAATGGTTCGACGCCCACAAACCGGACTACCAGAGGCTTATCAAGAAACCGGCCGACGCCCTGCGCGCCGACCTCACCGAAAAACTGTCCGTGCTGACCGGTCTTGAGATCACCTCAAAGCAGTTCCGGATCAACCGGGATTTGAGATTTTCCAAGGACAAGACCCCTTACAACGCTCATATCCGGATGGCATTCTGGCCCAAGGAAAAGGCATTCGAAGGCAGGGACGCGCAACCGCCAAGTTTTTTCATCTCCTTCGAACCCGGCCACATCCGCCTCGGAACCGGTTGCATGGCGTTCTCCAAGGCAGCTCTCGGCTCATATCTTCGCGCCCTTGAAAGCGGCAGCGGCGGCGAAATTGCGAGCCTCCTGTCAGCCCTGGAGGCAAACGGTTTCGAAAGGTCTGCGCCGGATCTTGCCAAGGCACCCCGCGGATTTCCGAAAGACCATGAACACGCCGACCTCGCCCGCCACAAGGGACTTGCCGCCTGGACGACGATCGCGGACACGGATCAGGCCACGGGCGACACCGCAGCCGCGTTCCTCGCCGACACCTGGAAACCCACGCTGGCGTTCTGGACCTGGCTCCTGGATCTGTCCAGGACCGCGTGA
- a CDS encoding GIY-YIG nuclease family protein, whose amino-acid sequence MTATVYILRCSNGSYYTGITRKDLETRVSEHQQGVHDGYTARYRPVTLVFNCVFEHVTDAIACERQIKGWRRAKKEALIRGDYELLPELATRRGKKVL is encoded by the coding sequence ATGACCGCAACTGTCTACATACTCAGATGTTCAAACGGCAGCTACTACACTGGCATCACCAGAAAAGATCTGGAAACACGGGTCAGCGAACACCAGCAGGGCGTCCACGATGGCTACACCGCCAGGTATCGGCCCGTCACGCTGGTGTTCAACTGCGTGTTCGAACATGTCACAGATGCGATCGCTTGTGAGCGTCAGATAAAGGGCTGGCGTCGCGCCAAAAAAGAAGCCCTAATTCGGGGAGACTATGAGCTGCTTCCCGAACTGGCGACTCGCAGGGGCAAGAAGGTACTCTGA
- a CDS encoding serine hydrolase — protein MISPDAAISLSPHAIAAENRGFDPMIGRKLVAGVESGLLRHLHVVLAERGGETILESYGNGPDEDWGRPIGVVDFGPGTLHDLRSITKSLVSLLYGIALEKGLVPRIDTPILSEFSDYPDLAADPARMERTVEHALTMSLGMEWDETKPYTDPENSEIAMELAPDRYRYILERDLVAEPGTRWIYSGGATALVGRIIEKGTGQTLPDFAKDVLFDPLGIKTFKWSAGKDGTHSSASGVRLTAPDLLKIGRLVLNDGVWDGRSIVPEAWLRASLRPVLATGEGVDYGYFWFCGMAQNAALGGPVPWFGGFGNGGQRLFVCPKADVAAVIYSGNYNNWMAWIPPTRVWLEIILANLHKA, from the coding sequence ATGATCTCTCCCGACGCTGCAATCTCCCTGTCGCCTCATGCGATCGCTGCAGAAAACCGCGGGTTCGACCCGATGATCGGCCGCAAACTTGTCGCCGGCGTGGAGTCGGGCCTCTTGCGGCACCTGCATGTCGTGCTGGCCGAGCGGGGTGGCGAGACCATTCTGGAAAGCTACGGGAACGGACCCGACGAGGATTGGGGGCGGCCGATCGGTGTCGTGGACTTCGGACCCGGCACGCTGCATGACCTCAGGTCGATCACAAAGAGCCTTGTCAGCCTGCTCTACGGCATCGCGCTTGAGAAGGGTCTCGTGCCGCGCATCGACACGCCGATCCTGAGCGAATTTTCCGATTATCCGGACCTTGCCGCCGACCCGGCCCGGATGGAACGGACCGTCGAGCACGCACTGACGATGAGCCTCGGCATGGAGTGGGACGAGACGAAGCCCTATACGGACCCGGAAAACAGCGAAATCGCGATGGAACTCGCCCCGGATCGCTACCGTTACATTCTGGAGCGCGATCTCGTTGCTGAGCCTGGAACGCGCTGGATCTACAGCGGCGGGGCCACGGCCCTGGTCGGCAGGATCATCGAGAAGGGGACAGGGCAAACACTGCCGGATTTCGCAAAAGATGTCCTGTTCGATCCGCTCGGCATCAAGACGTTCAAGTGGTCCGCGGGCAAGGATGGCACGCATTCGTCCGCTTCGGGCGTCCGGCTGACCGCGCCCGATCTTCTGAAAATCGGCCGTCTCGTGCTCAATGACGGCGTCTGGGACGGGCGGAGCATTGTGCCGGAAGCCTGGCTCCGGGCATCGCTCCGCCCCGTTCTGGCGACCGGTGAGGGCGTCGACTACGGCTATTTCTGGTTTTGCGGAATGGCTCAGAACGCGGCACTTGGCGGCCCGGTGCCCTGGTTCGGCGGCTTCGGCAATGGCGGCCAGCGGCTGTTCGTCTGCCCGAAGGCCGACGTGGCGGCGGTCATCTATTCCGGCAACTACAACAACTGGATGGCCTGGATCCCGCCCACCAGGGTCTGGCTGGAGATCATCCTTGCCAACCTGCACAAGGCTTGA
- a CDS encoding multicopper oxidase family protein, translated as MDRRSFLRTTLAGSAIVAFPKLTLAKTSDDFLELRAATGEARLYGDNGRASPLWLYNDRLPGPEIRVKQGERVRVRFINELDQPTSIHWHGIRIDNAMDGVAGLTQPAVQPGESFDYDFVVPDAGTYWYHAHDMSWNQVPRGLSGPLIVEDRDDLFSGDTDISLVLSDWRLDENGVLDTASFGARHDFSHAGRLGNWLTVNGVSLPDIPLQKGRWHRLRLINVSASRILDLAPERMGAKVIALDGQTLSEPREVTGIMQLAPAQRMDLAMQPTETGTFPLEMMTGQPFTFANFQVAERGGQDGPLTLPPVNRLPEPDLADALELPLVMQGGAMGGMRALMQDRSEDEVRKMVQDGQFWTFNGVAGMQGAPMFNARRGETIVLESRNDTSFPHAMHIHGHHFRLLEKDGEPLEHQDWRDTFTTQPEETVKIAFVADNPGKWLIHCHMLGHAASGMMTWFEVA; from the coding sequence TTGGATCGCAGGTCATTCTTGAGAACCACGCTGGCGGGCAGCGCGATTGTCGCCTTTCCGAAGCTGACACTTGCGAAGACATCAGACGATTTCCTCGAACTGAGAGCAGCGACGGGTGAAGCGCGCCTTTATGGCGACAATGGCCGCGCATCTCCGCTGTGGCTCTACAACGATCGCCTGCCGGGACCGGAAATCCGGGTGAAACAGGGGGAACGGGTCAGGGTCCGGTTCATCAACGAGCTTGACCAGCCGACCTCAATCCACTGGCACGGCATCCGCATCGACAATGCAATGGACGGCGTGGCAGGCCTCACCCAACCGGCCGTCCAGCCTGGCGAAAGCTTCGACTACGATTTTGTTGTACCGGACGCCGGAACCTACTGGTACCACGCCCACGACATGAGCTGGAACCAGGTCCCGCGCGGTCTCTCCGGGCCACTGATCGTCGAGGACCGCGACGACCTCTTCTCCGGTGACACCGACATCAGTCTTGTGCTGAGCGACTGGCGACTGGACGAGAACGGCGTACTCGACACGGCCAGCTTTGGTGCGCGCCATGACTTCTCGCATGCCGGACGCCTGGGCAACTGGCTGACGGTCAATGGCGTCTCCCTGCCGGACATTCCCTTGCAGAAGGGCCGCTGGCACAGGTTGCGCCTCATCAACGTCTCCGCCTCGAGGATCCTGGATCTCGCGCCAGAGCGCATGGGCGCCAAGGTGATCGCGCTGGACGGCCAGACCCTGAGCGAACCGAGGGAGGTCACGGGGATTATGCAGCTGGCCCCGGCGCAGCGCATGGATCTTGCCATGCAGCCAACGGAAACCGGTACTTTTCCTCTCGAAATGATGACCGGACAGCCCTTCACGTTCGCCAACTTTCAGGTCGCTGAAAGAGGTGGCCAGGACGGCCCGCTCACGCTTCCCCCGGTCAACCGGCTGCCGGAACCGGATCTCGCCGACGCGCTCGAACTGCCCCTCGTGATGCAGGGCGGCGCGATGGGCGGAATGCGCGCACTGATGCAGGACCGGTCGGAAGACGAGGTGCGCAAGATGGTGCAGGACGGGCAGTTCTGGACCTTCAACGGGGTAGCCGGCATGCAGGGCGCGCCGATGTTCAATGCCAGGCGCGGCGAGACAATCGTTCTGGAAAGCCGGAACGACACCAGCTTTCCCCACGCAATGCACATCCACGGGCATCACTTCCGCCTGCTGGAAAAGGACGGAGAGCCGCTGGAACACCAGGACTGGCGCGACACATTCACAACGCAGCCTGAAGAGACGGTCAAGATCGCCTTCGTCGCCGACAATCCCGGAAAGTGGCTGATCCACTGCCACATGCTCGGCCACGCGGCCTCGGGCATGATGACCTGGTTCGAGGTCGCCTAA